A genomic segment from Actinomadura hallensis encodes:
- a CDS encoding class I adenylate-forming enzyme family protein gives MSTANLARIVGANAIRFADREALVFEGRRWTYRELAADVNALAAGIGAEGVGPGGRVAVVSSNVPEFLVLSLALAKLGAVCVPLNFRLTPGELGQLMERAKVEAVATVPEFAELTARAVEAVPGIRRFALEPIDGTWTDLRALIAAHRGAQVPDAALDDAALQRIVYTSGTTSLPKGVMLTHGNVNANMHAQIVELGLRPTDRILNFAPLYHVGGTDIPGYAIWHVGGCMVLQRRFDPAGVLAAIEAEGITGMVVAATMLDMMRRAAETTRAELSSVRWLIFSQVSSALFRVARSLFPNARLIEGYGLTETCSGLTYLDEAHMESKQGSVGLPVAWVDVRVVDAKGNDVGIGENGEVIARGPKVSPGYLDDPEATAEAFRDGWFHTGDVGCFDEDGHLYIRDRLKDMIRSGGENMSSAEIENVLADHPLVLASSVVGAPHPRWVEVPVAFVVGRPGLAAADLVEHARERLGRFKVPKEIYIVDDLPTNPSGKVLKRSLRELRPALTPDWAYEERDRSPSDAEDE, from the coding sequence GCGCTGGTCTTCGAGGGCCGGCGCTGGACCTACCGCGAGCTGGCCGCCGACGTCAACGCGCTCGCCGCGGGCATCGGGGCCGAGGGCGTCGGCCCCGGCGGCCGGGTCGCGGTGGTCAGCAGCAACGTCCCTGAGTTCCTGGTGCTGTCGCTCGCGCTGGCCAAGCTCGGCGCCGTGTGCGTGCCGCTGAACTTCCGGCTGACGCCGGGCGAGCTCGGGCAGCTGATGGAACGTGCCAAGGTCGAGGCCGTCGCGACCGTCCCCGAGTTCGCGGAGCTCACGGCGCGGGCCGTCGAGGCGGTCCCGGGGATCCGCCGGTTCGCGCTGGAACCCATCGACGGCACCTGGACGGATCTGCGGGCGCTCATCGCCGCACACCGGGGCGCGCAGGTCCCCGACGCCGCGCTGGACGACGCGGCGCTGCAGCGGATCGTCTACACCTCCGGCACGACGAGCCTGCCGAAGGGCGTGATGCTGACCCATGGGAACGTCAACGCCAACATGCACGCCCAGATCGTCGAGCTGGGGCTGCGTCCCACCGACCGGATCCTGAACTTCGCGCCGCTGTACCACGTCGGCGGAACCGACATCCCCGGGTACGCGATCTGGCATGTCGGCGGGTGCATGGTCCTGCAGCGGCGGTTCGACCCGGCCGGCGTGCTGGCCGCGATCGAGGCCGAGGGCATCACCGGCATGGTGGTCGCGGCGACCATGCTCGACATGATGCGCCGCGCGGCGGAGACGACCCGGGCCGAGCTGTCGTCGGTGCGCTGGCTGATCTTCTCCCAGGTGTCCTCCGCCCTGTTCAGGGTCGCCCGGTCGCTGTTCCCCAACGCGCGGCTGATCGAGGGCTACGGCCTCACGGAGACCTGCTCCGGCCTCACGTACCTGGACGAGGCCCACATGGAGAGCAAACAAGGCTCGGTGGGCCTCCCCGTGGCCTGGGTGGACGTCAGAGTTGTCGACGCCAAGGGCAACGACGTCGGCATAGGGGAGAACGGCGAGGTCATCGCACGCGGCCCGAAGGTCAGCCCGGGCTACCTCGACGACCCCGAGGCCACTGCGGAGGCGTTCCGGGACGGCTGGTTCCACACCGGTGACGTCGGGTGCTTCGACGAGGACGGCCACCTCTACATCCGCGACCGGCTGAAAGACATGATCCGCAGCGGCGGCGAGAACATGTCGAGCGCGGAGATCGAGAACGTCCTCGCCGACCACCCGCTGGTCTTGGCTTCCTCGGTGGTGGGGGCACCGCACCCCCGGTGGGTGGAGGTGCCGGTCGCCTTCGTCGTCGGACGGCCGGGGCTGGCGGCCGCCGACCTGGTCGAGCACGCGCGGGAGCGGCTCGGGAGGTTCAAGGTGCCCAAGGAGATCTACATCGTCGACGACCTCCCCACCAACCCCTCGGGCAAGGTCCTCAAGCGGTCCCTGCGCGAACTCCGCCCGGCCCTTACGCCGGACTGGGCCTACGAGGAGCGCGACCGGTCACCGAGTGACGCCGAGGACGAGTGA